Part of the Prevotella communis genome is shown below.
ACCTTCTAATGATTCAACTTCTTCAAATGATGATAAAATCTCGGCCTTGCCTTTGCGGACGCAAATCGTATGTTCGAAATGAGCAGCCGGTTTGCCGTCACGTGTACAAATGCTCCAGCGATCTTGTTTCAGATAGATGTCGCGCTTGCCCATCGTAATCATCGGTTCGATAGCGATACACATGTTAGCCTTCAACATCACACCATTACCACGTCTTCCATAGTTAGGCACTTGCGGGTCTTCATGCATCTCCCTGCCGATACCGTGTCCTGTCAGTTCACGCACCACTCCGTAGCCTTCGGCCTCACAGTAGTCCTGAACGGCGCTGCCGATATCACCTATATGCTTTCCTGCCACTGCATTCTCAATGCCCTTGTAGAGCGACTCCTTGGTCACCCGGAGCAGTTTCTTGACCTCGTCTGACACCTCGCCCACGCAGAACGTATAGCAAGAGTCGCCATTGAAGCCATTCAGGAGTGTGCCACAGTCGATTGAGATAATATCTCCGTCCTTCAGCACTGTCTCCTCATCGGGGACGCCATGAACCACGACATCATTCACCGATGTGCAGATACTGGCAGGAAACGGCCCTCCATATGGATTGGGGAAACCCTTGAAAGTCGGGATAGCACCATGGTCGCGAATAAACTCATCGGCCACACGATCCAACTGGAGGGTCGTTACACCAGGTTTTATATGTTTTGCCAATTCGCCAAGGGTTTTTCCAACCAGCTGGTTGGCCTGGCGCATCAGCTCAATTTCATCTTCAGTCTTCAGAAATATCTTCATTCGCTTAGTAAGCTGCTACACCACCGCGGCCGTGGATACGACCAGAATTAAGCAGACCATCATAATGGCGCATCAGGAGGTGACTCTCAATCTGCTGGAGGGTATCGAGTACCACACCAACGAGAATCAACAAAGATGTACCACCGAAGAACTGAGCAAACTCCTGTTTAACATCCAACAGTCCGGCAAAAGCAGGCATGATAGCGATGAATGCGATGAACAGTGAGCCAGGCAGTGTAATGCGCGACATCACCGTGTCAATGTAGTCAGCGGTATCCTTACCGGGCTTCACGCCAGGAATGAAACCATTGTTACGCTTCATATCCTCTGCCATCTGAGTAGGATTCAGAGTGATGGCAGTATAGAAGTAAGTGAATGCGATGATCAGGACAGCGAAGATCACATTATAGAGCCAGCTCTGGTGATCCATGAGCGAGCGAGTGAACCAGCTTGCCTCCTGAGGATTAGCATACTGTACAATGGCTAAGGGGATGAACATGAGTGCCTGTGCGAAGATGATAGGCATCACGTTAGCAGCAAAGAGCTTGAGGGGGATGTACTGACGTGCACCACCATACTGCTTATTGCCAACGACACGCTTTGCATACTGCACGGGGATCTTGCGAACACCCTGCACCAAAACAATAGCGGCGCAAACAACGGCGTAGAGGATGATAATCTCAATGAGGAACATCACCAGACCACCACCTGTAGCGGCAGCGAAACGTGAGCCAGCCTCCTGGAAGAAAGCGTTCGGCAGACGGGCGATGATACCGATCATAATGATCAGAGATACACCATTACCAATACCCTTATCTGTTATGCGCTCACCCAGCCACAGGATAAACATACTACCTGCAGCAAGGATGATGGTAGCGGGAACCATGAAAACAGGCCAGTCGATGCCCGAAGCAAGGGCAGGACCAACCTGGAACTTCAGGTTAAAGAGGTAGCTCGGTGCCTGGAACAGCAGGATTGCTACTGTCAGGTACCGAGTATAAGCTGAAATCTTTTTACGGCCGCTCTCACCCTCGCGCTGCATCTTCTGGAAATAAGGTACAGCGACAGCGAGAAGCTGCATAACGATAGAAGCCGAGATGTAAGGCATAATACCCAACGCGAAGATTGACGCGTGAGAAAATGCGCCACCCGAGAACATATCCAGCAGTGACATCAGACCTGTTGCAGTCTGGTTCTGTAATTCATCCAGTCCATTGTAATCAATACCTGGAAGCACAATCTTTGTACCGAAACGGTAGATTGCGACAAACAATACTGTGATAAGGATGCGCTGACGCAGATCCTCGATCTTCCAGATGTTCTTTAGGGTGTCTATTAACTTCTTCATTTTCGTTTTTAGATTATTGTTGCGTTTCCACCTACTGCTTTGATTGCTTCCTCAGCGGTCTTTGAGAAGGCATTAGCCTCCACGTCAACCTTAGCCTTGAGCTCGCCGTTACCAAGAACCTTAACCAGTTCCTTGCCGTTGGTCAGGCCAGCAGCCACCAACTCAGCAACACCGATCTTAGTGAGGTTCTTCTCCTCTGCCAGTTTCTGGAGAGTAGAGAGGTTAACAGCAAAGTACTCCTTGTGGTTGATGTTCTTGAAACCAGACTTCGGAACACGACGCTGCAAAGGCATCTGACCACCTTCAAAACCAATCTTTCTCTTATAACCAGAGCGAGCCTTGGCACCCTTGTGACCACGGGTAGAAGTACCGCCCAGACCTGAACCAGGTCCGCGACCGATTCTGCGACGTGCGTGGGTAGAGCCCTCTGCAGGTTTCAAATTATTCAGTTTCATAATCGAATTCTGTTTTAATGTGTTATTACTGTTTAGTCAATAACGGTCACCAGATGATGAACCTTGCGAATCATACCACGGAGAGCGGGAGAATCTTCCTTCTCAACGACCTGGCCGATCTTACGAAGGCCAAGTGCCTCGAGGGTACGCTTCTGGTCAACGGGATAACCGATCTTACTCTTAATCTGCTGAATCTTAATTGTTGCCATAGTCTATACCTCCTTATCCGTTGAATACTTTGTTCATGCTGATACCACGATTGCCTGCAACGGTGTAAGCGTCACGCATCTGGCTCAGGGCCTCGATGGTAGCCTTCACCAAGTTGTGGGGGTTAGAAGAACCCTTAGACTTAGCAAGCACATCCTTAATACCAACGCTCTCCAGAACGGCACGCATAGCACCACCGGCTACAAGACCGGTACCGGCAGCAGCGGGCTTCAGGAATACCTGAGCACCACCGAAGCGTGCTTCCATCTCGTGAGGGATAGTACCCTTGAGCACGGGAACCTTAACAAGATTCTTCTTGGCAGACTCTACACCCTTGGCGATAGCAGCTGTTACTTCACCAGCCTTACCCAGGCCCCAGCCGATTACGCCATTGCCGTCGCCGACAACAACGATAGCTGCGAATGTGAAGGTGCGACCACCCTTGGTTACCTTAGTTACACGGTTGATGGCAACCAGTCTGTCTTTCAGTTCAACGTCACTATTTACTCTAACTTTGTTCATTGCCATAATCGTTTAAAAATTAAGTCCACCTTTACGAGCTGCATCAGCGAGAGACTTCACGCGGCCGTGATACAGATAACCGTTACGGTCGAAGACAACTGACTCTACGCCAGCCTCCTTAGCCTTAGCGGCGATCATCTCACCAACCTTGGCAGCCTGCTCAATCTTAGGCATAGCCTCGAGGCCAGCAGAAGATGCAGATGCAAGTGTTTTACCTTCCAAATCGTTAATCACCTGAACGTAGATCTGCTTGTTGCTGCGGAACACGCTCATACGAGGACGCTCGGCTGTACCGAACACGCTCTTACGAATTCTATATTTGATCTTAATTCGTCTTTCTACTTTCTTAGTCGTCATAATCTTGAATTCTTAATCTTAGTTCTTAATTCTTAATTACTTAGCTGATGCTGACTTACCCGACTTACGACGGATAACCTCACCCTGGAACAAGATACCCTTTCCTTTATAAGGCTCAGGCTTGCGGAAAGAACGAATTTTAGCACAAATAAGTCCGAGGAGCTGCTTGTCGCAAGACTCGAGGATAATCTGAGGATTCTGGTTACGCTCAGACTTTGTCTCAACCTTAACCTCCTTAGGAAGCTGGATGAAGATGGGGTGAGTATAACCCAGAGCGAACTCGATGATGTTACCCTGATTAGAAACACGGTAACCTACACCTACGAGCTCCATCTCCTTCTTGTAACCCTCGCTTACGCCAACAACCATGTTGTTAACGAGTGCGCGGTAGAGGCCATGGAAAGCCTGCTTCTGCTTGTAGTTAACAGGGCTGTTCTCGTCAACTTCGAAAGTTACGTGACCGTCCTCAATCTTAACGATGATTGACTTGTCGACTTTCTGAGAGAGTTCACCCTTGGGACCCTTAACGGTAACGACTCCGTCCTTATCCTGAGCGACTGTTACGCCAGCAGGAATACTAATTGGCAATTTTCCTATTCTTGACATATTCTATCCTCCAATTAATAAACGTAGCAAAGTACCTCACCACCGATCTTCAGGGCTGCGGCCTCTTTGTCTGTCATTACACCTTTAGACGTGGATAAGATAGCGATACCCAGTCCGTTAATAACTCTCGGCATATCTTTGTAACCAGTGTACTTACGGAGACCTGGTGTAGATACGCGCTTCAAGAACTTGATGGCGTTCTCTTTTGTTACAGGATCATACTTCAAGGCAACCTTGATAGTACCCTGAGGGCCATCCTCAACGAACTTGTAGTTCAGAATGTAACCCTTCTCGAAGAGGATCTTAGTAATTTCCTTCTTCAAGTTTGAAGCTGGTACTTCCACAACACGGTGATTAGCCATGATTGCGTTTCTCAACCTCGTCAGAAAATCTGCTATTGGATCTGTCATAAAAATAATTGTTTAATTAATCGGGACTCCCCCGACAATATTAAATAAAAATGAAAATCTCTTTTTTTGATTACCAGCTAGCCTTCTTCACTCCGGGAATCAGACCGTTTGATGCCATCTCACGGAACTGAATACGAGAGAGACCGAACTGACGCATGTAACCCTTTGGACGACCTGTCACCTTGCAACGGTTGTGCAGACGGATGGGGTTAGCGTTGCGGGGAATCTCCTGCAGCTTGCGGGCAGCCTCGTAGGCAGCCATAGCACCTTCCTCGGTGTTAACGTCGGCAGTAGCGATTACCTTCTTCAGTGCAGCACGCTTCTCAGCATAGCGGGCAACGAGCTTGGCGCGCTTTACCTCGCGGGCCTTCATTGATTCTTTTGCCATATCTCTTAGTCGTTTTTAGCGTTCTTGAATGGGAGACCGAAAGCCTTCAGCAGAGCATAACCCTCCTCGTCGGTCTGAGCCGATGTAACGAAGGTGATGTTCATACCCTGGATGCGATCTACTGAATCGATATTGATCTCGGGGAAGATAATCTGCTCCTGGATACCCAGTGTGTAGTTACCACGACCGTCGAACTTGCTCTCGATACCCTTGAAGTCACGGATACGGGGCAGAGCGATGCGAACGAGTCTCTCGAGGAACTCGTACATGCGCTCACGACGCAGTGTTACCATAACGCCGATAGGCATCTTCTTACGGAGTTTGAAGTTTGCGATATCCTTCTTAGAATATGTAGCAACGGCCTTCTGACCAGTGATGGCAGAAATCTCGTTGATAGCTACCTCGATAATCTTCTTATCCTGAGTAGCGTCGCCCAGACCCTGGTTTACGACAATCTTCTTCAGGGCAGGAATCTGCATAGCAGAACTATAGTTGAACTGCTTCATCAGAGCCGGAGCGATCTGCTCGGCATAAGTTTTCTTCAGTTGTGCTGTATTCATTACTTAATCTCCTCTCCTGATTTTTTTGCCACGCGGATGACGTTCTTACCCTCGTGCTTGATAGCAACACGGGTAGCCTTGCCACTCTTGGGGTCAATCAAACTTAAGTTAGAAATATGAATAGGAGCCTCGACTTTCTCGAAACCTCCCTGAGGATTCTTGGCGCTGGGCTTTGTGCTCTTGTTGACGATATTGATACCCTCAACAATAGCACGCTGCTTCTCTACCAAGACCTTCAGCACCTTACCAGTCTTGCCCTTGTCCTCACCGGCCAGGACCATGACTGTATCGTTTTTCTTGATATGTAACTTGCTCATTACTTTTTAATCTTTTTAATGTTAAAGAACCTCAGGTGCCAAAGAAACGACCTTCATGTTAACTGCGCGCAGCTCACGAGCCACGGGACCGAAGATACGGCTACCACGGAGCTCACCAGCATTGTTCAGCAGTACGCATGCATTGTCATCAAAACGGATGTAAGAACCGTCAGCACGACGGATTTCCTTCTTAGTGCGAACAATCAGAGCCTTCGACACTGCACCCTTTTTCACATCACTAGTAGGGATTGCGTTCTTGATAGCAACGACAATCACGTCGCCTACACTGGCATAACGGCGGCGGGTACCACCCAGCACACGGATGCAGAGAGCCTCGCGTGCACCGCTGTTATCACATACTGTAAGTCTTGATTCTGTCTGTATCATAATTACTTAGCCTTTTCAACGATTTGAACTAATCTCCAGCGCTTTGTCTTAGACAGAGGGCGGGTTTCCATAATGAGCACTGTATCACCTACATTGCACTCATTCTTCTCATCATGTACATGGTATTTCTTCGTTTTCTGAACGAACTTACCATAAATAGGGTGCTTCTCCTTGAACTTAGCGGCAATAACAATGGTTTTATCCATTTTGTTGCTGATAACGACACCCTGTCTTGTCTTTCTTAAATTTCTTGTTTCCATCTGGACCATTGTTATTTGTTAAGTTCTCTCTGACGGAGTTCCGTCTTCATGCGTGCGATATCACGACGTGCAGCCTTAATCAGTGATGGGTTCTCCAGCGGAGTTACGTTGTGATTGAACTTCATCTGGTTGTACTTAGCAACCTCAGTCTCCAAACGCTCGGCCAATTCTTTGGTCTCAAGCTCCTTAATTTCCTTCGTCTTCATACTAATTAAGCGTTTTTATCGTAGTCACGTCTTACAACAAACTTGGTCTTAACAGGCAGCTTCTGAGCACCGAGGCGAAGAGCCTCCTTGGCGATCTCAAAAGGTACGCCTTCCACTTCGAAGAGGATACGACCAGGAGTTACAGGTGCAACCCATCCTGCGGGATCACCCTTACCCTTACCCATACGTACGTCAGCAGGCTTACGAGTGATGGGTTTGTCGGGGAAGATGCGGATCCAAACCTGACCTTCACGGTTCATGTAACGATTGATGGCCACACGGGCAGCCTCAATCTGGCGGCTGTCGATCCATTTAGCGTCAAGTGTCTTGATACCGAAAGATCCGAAAGCCAGTGTTGTACCTCTGTGGGCGTTGCCTTTGTTGCCACGTCCATCCTGAGGCCTTCTATATCTTACTCTTTTTGGTTGTAACATGATAGCTTCTTTCTTTAATAATTAATTACTTCTTCTTATTGCGGAACTTACGGCCACCATTGTTACCTCCGTTGCCACGGCCACTCTGCTTCTCCTGAGAGAAGTTAGGAGCGAGGTCAACCTTGCCGTAAACTTCACCACGGCAAATCCAGACCTTGATGCCCAGCAGACCAACCTTAGTCAGAGCCTCTGCCTGGCAGAAGTCGATGTCAGCACGGAATGTGTGCAGGGGAGTACGGCCCTCCTTGATCATCTCGCTGCGTGCGATTTCAGCACCGTTAAGACGACCTGAGATCTGAACCTTGATACCCTCGGCACCAGCGCGCATGGTGTTGGCCACAGCCTGCTTGATAGCACGACGATAAGCAATCTTGCCCTCGATCTGGCGAGCGATGTTCGTGGCAACGATTGTTGCGTCAAGTTCTGGACGCTTTACTTCAAAGATATTAATCTGTACTTCCTTGTCGAAGAGCTTCTTCAGCTCATCCTTCAAGTTGTCTACATCCTGTCCACCCTTACCAATGACGATACCCGGACGAGCCGTGCAAATAGTAATGGTAATCAGTTTCAAAGTGCGCTCGATGACAATCTTAGAAACGCTAGCCTTAGCCAGACGCTCGTTGAGGTACTTACGGATTTTCTGATCCTCTACCAGGTTATCTCCGAAGTCCTTGCCTCCGAACCAATTTGAATCCCAACCTCTAACGATACCCAGACGGTTGCTAATTGGATTTACTTTCTGTCCCATTCTATTATTCTTTTACGTCGTTAGTTTTAGCGTCAACAAACAGAGTGACGTGGTTACTGCGCTTGCGGATACGATAGCCACGGCCCTGTGGGGCGGGACGCATGCGCTTCAGGGTTACGCCCTCGTCAACGAATACGCGGGTGATGAACAACTCGCCGGCCTCGGCCTTGCGATCATTCTTCTGCTCCCAGTTATTAATAGCTGAGCGGAGAAGCTTCTCCACATCAGCGGCAGCAGCCTTCTTTGAGAAGCGAAGCACGCCCAAAGCGCGGTTCACCTCCATGCCACGGATCATATCCACGACATAGCGCATCTTGCGCGGAGAAGAAGGACAGCCTTTCAACTTTGCAAAATACTGTGTCTTAAGAGCTGCTTTTCTCTCTTCAGCCTTAATATGTTTTCTTGCTCCCATTGTAATTTCTTAATTCTTAATTCTTAATTCTTAATTCACCCTGGAGCATTACTTCTTGTTACCGGCGTGACCACCGAAGCGACGTGTGGGTGCGAACTCACCGAGCTTGTGACCAACCATGTTCTCAGTAATGTAAACAGGGATAAATTTGTTACCGTTATGAACTGCAACAGTGTGTCCCACGAAATCGGGTGAGATCATTGATGCTCTGGCCCATGTCTTTACGACGTTCTTCTTGCCGCTCTCATTCATAGCGAGAACTTTCTTCTCGAGAGCAACGTTGATATAAGGACCTTTCTTTAATGAACGACTCATAATT
Proteins encoded:
- the map gene encoding type I methionyl aminopeptidase, whose amino-acid sequence is MKIFLKTEDEIELMRQANQLVGKTLGELAKHIKPGVTTLQLDRVADEFIRDHGAIPTFKGFPNPYGGPFPASICTSVNDVVVHGVPDEETVLKDGDIISIDCGTLLNGFNGDSCYTFCVGEVSDEVKKLLRVTKESLYKGIENAVAGKHIGDIGSAVQDYCEAEGYGVVRELTGHGIGREMHEDPQVPNYGRRGNGVMLKANMCIAIEPMITMGKRDIYLKQDRWSICTRDGKPAAHFEHTICVRKGKAEILSSFEEVESLEGIIY
- the secY gene encoding preprotein translocase subunit SecY, whose protein sequence is MKKLIDTLKNIWKIEDLRQRILITVLFVAIYRFGTKIVLPGIDYNGLDELQNQTATGLMSLLDMFSGGAFSHASIFALGIMPYISASIVMQLLAVAVPYFQKMQREGESGRKKISAYTRYLTVAILLFQAPSYLFNLKFQVGPALASGIDWPVFMVPATIILAAGSMFILWLGERITDKGIGNGVSLIIMIGIIARLPNAFFQEAGSRFAAATGGGLVMFLIEIIILYAVVCAAIVLVQGVRKIPVQYAKRVVGNKQYGGARQYIPLKLFAANVMPIIFAQALMFIPLAIVQYANPQEASWFTRSLMDHQSWLYNVIFAVLIIAFTYFYTAITLNPTQMAEDMKRNNGFIPGVKPGKDTADYIDTVMSRITLPGSLFIAFIAIMPAFAGLLDVKQEFAQFFGGTSLLILVGVVLDTLQQIESHLLMRHYDGLLNSGRIHGRGGVAAY
- the rplO gene encoding 50S ribosomal protein L15, whose translation is MKLNNLKPAEGSTHARRRIGRGPGSGLGGTSTRGHKGAKARSGYKRKIGFEGGQMPLQRRVPKSGFKNINHKEYFAVNLSTLQKLAEEKNLTKIGVAELVAAGLTNGKELVKVLGNGELKAKVDVEANAFSKTAEEAIKAVGGNATII
- the rpmD gene encoding 50S ribosomal protein L30, coding for MATIKIQQIKSKIGYPVDQKRTLEALGLRKIGQVVEKEDSPALRGMIRKVHHLVTVID
- the rpsE gene encoding 30S ribosomal protein S5 — translated: MAMNKVRVNSDVELKDRLVAINRVTKVTKGGRTFTFAAIVVVGDGNGVIGWGLGKAGEVTAAIAKGVESAKKNLVKVPVLKGTIPHEMEARFGGAQVFLKPAAAGTGLVAGGAMRAVLESVGIKDVLAKSKGSSNPHNLVKATIEALSQMRDAYTVAGNRGISMNKVFNG
- the rplR gene encoding 50S ribosomal protein L18, which gives rise to MTTKKVERRIKIKYRIRKSVFGTAERPRMSVFRSNKQIYVQVINDLEGKTLASASSAGLEAMPKIEQAAKVGEMIAAKAKEAGVESVVFDRNGYLYHGRVKSLADAARKGGLNF
- the rplF gene encoding 50S ribosomal protein L6, which encodes MSRIGKLPISIPAGVTVAQDKDGVVTVKGPKGELSQKVDKSIIVKIEDGHVTFEVDENSPVNYKQKQAFHGLYRALVNNMVVGVSEGYKKEMELVGVGYRVSNQGNIIEFALGYTHPIFIQLPKEVKVETKSERNQNPQIILESCDKQLLGLICAKIRSFRKPEPYKGKGILFQGEVIRRKSGKSASAK
- the rpsH gene encoding 30S ribosomal protein S8 translates to MTDPIADFLTRLRNAIMANHRVVEVPASNLKKEITKILFEKGYILNYKFVEDGPQGTIKVALKYDPVTKENAIKFLKRVSTPGLRKYTGYKDMPRVINGLGIAILSTSKGVMTDKEAAALKIGGEVLCYVY
- the rpsN gene encoding 30S ribosomal protein S14, which encodes MAKESMKAREVKRAKLVARYAEKRAALKKVIATADVNTEEGAMAAYEAARKLQEIPRNANPIRLHNRCKVTGRPKGYMRQFGLSRIQFREMASNGLIPGVKKASW
- the rplE gene encoding 50S ribosomal protein L5, with the translated sequence MNTAQLKKTYAEQIAPALMKQFNYSSAMQIPALKKIVVNQGLGDATQDKKIIEVAINEISAITGQKAVATYSKKDIANFKLRKKMPIGVMVTLRRERMYEFLERLVRIALPRIRDFKGIESKFDGRGNYTLGIQEQIIFPEINIDSVDRIQGMNITFVTSAQTDEEGYALLKAFGLPFKNAKND
- the rplX gene encoding 50S ribosomal protein L24, with the translated sequence MSKLHIKKNDTVMVLAGEDKGKTGKVLKVLVEKQRAIVEGINIVNKSTKPSAKNPQGGFEKVEAPIHISNLSLIDPKSGKATRVAIKHEGKNVIRVAKKSGEEIK
- the rplN gene encoding 50S ribosomal protein L14 gives rise to the protein MIQTESRLTVCDNSGAREALCIRVLGGTRRRYASVGDVIVVAIKNAIPTSDVKKGAVSKALIVRTKKEIRRADGSYIRFDDNACVLLNNAGELRGSRIFGPVARELRAVNMKVVSLAPEVL
- the rpsQ gene encoding 30S ribosomal protein S17, whose protein sequence is MVQMETRNLRKTRQGVVISNKMDKTIVIAAKFKEKHPIYGKFVQKTKKYHVHDEKNECNVGDTVLIMETRPLSKTKRWRLVQIVEKAK
- the rpmC gene encoding 50S ribosomal protein L29, whose product is MKTKEIKELETKELAERLETEVAKYNQMKFNHNVTPLENPSLIKAARRDIARMKTELRQRELNK
- the rplP gene encoding 50S ribosomal protein L16; translated protein: MLQPKRVRYRRPQDGRGNKGNAHRGTTLAFGSFGIKTLDAKWIDSRQIEAARVAINRYMNREGQVWIRIFPDKPITRKPADVRMGKGKGDPAGWVAPVTPGRILFEVEGVPFEIAKEALRLGAQKLPVKTKFVVRRDYDKNA
- the rpsC gene encoding 30S ribosomal protein S3, with the translated sequence MGQKVNPISNRLGIVRGWDSNWFGGKDFGDNLVEDQKIRKYLNERLAKASVSKIVIERTLKLITITICTARPGIVIGKGGQDVDNLKDELKKLFDKEVQINIFEVKRPELDATIVATNIARQIEGKIAYRRAIKQAVANTMRAGAEGIKVQISGRLNGAEIARSEMIKEGRTPLHTFRADIDFCQAEALTKVGLLGIKVWICRGEVYGKVDLAPNFSQEKQSGRGNGGNNGGRKFRNKKK
- the rplV gene encoding 50S ribosomal protein L22, whose product is MGARKHIKAEERKAALKTQYFAKLKGCPSSPRKMRYVVDMIRGMEVNRALGVLRFSKKAAAADVEKLLRSAINNWEQKNDRKAEAGELFITRVFVDEGVTLKRMRPAPQGRGYRIRKRSNHVTLFVDAKTNDVKE
- the rpsS gene encoding 30S ribosomal protein S19, with amino-acid sequence MSRSLKKGPYINVALEKKVLAMNESGKKNVVKTWARASMISPDFVGHTVAVHNGNKFIPVYITENMVGHKLGEFAPTRRFGGHAGNKK